In Methanosarcina siciliae T4/M, one genomic interval encodes:
- a CDS encoding PAS domain S-box protein: MKARMEHFPAKNPNPVLSVEKDGTVLYSNEAAKPLLIEWGVETGEKLPSHIGDIVEGVLCRNRPEKMEIKAGKKVYLVTFQSLLEEECVNIYGFDISDQKVLEEKLRESEEKYRIVADNTFDWEFWEGPDGRFLYISPFCEPATGYAVREFMDNPDLLREIIHSDDRQAFLQYKHDASPGHHSDIEFRIITKDGEIRWFHHLCHPIYDGKGCYAGSRGSNRDITERKQEEQRVRRYNRILEGINWIFSNVVQAKTEEELGEACLSIALEVTGSEFGFIIEMGADGLLHDVAKSELAWERCRMYDGTGHLYLPRDYPVHGLYGSVIINGKSFFTNDPQSHPDSRGLPEGHPLLRSFLGVPLVQDGKTIGSIAVANREGGYNHEQQEDLEAIAPAVAQVLQRRKVEQERKLAEKELKASELRFKALVQDLESGVVLIDAEGKFAIYNPALLQIFDISEQELEHMKIQDLNWDMWDVVDKDGNALRFESHPIQYARISRKPLKNQVIGVRRYSHEDWVWTLVSSEPLLNPDGSINIIICTFTDITQLKNTEDALKIANETLEEKVKERTAELEKAYISLKESEKGLAEAQRMAHIGNWDWDFVTGEVYWSDEMFHIFGLAPQKFGLPYNDVLNYIHPDDRDYVDNAVKEAFKGKPYNVDYRIVLADGAERIVHTHGEFFFNEENTPVKIKGIVQDITERKKSEKEIRNLANIVESSNDAIGTVSLNGIITSWNKGAEQVYGYSAEEILGKTTSVLAPPHLSEETKKLTEKVMKGERIHIYETSRLRKDGTIINVSVTFSPVFDASGKLTAVSVIARDITERKRVEEKLRESEEKYRNIVETANEGILIIDDEYIITYVNKKMADMLGYTLEEGIGRSVWDFVDEESKIIIKKNIDKKLQGTNESYELRLICKDGSPLWSLINAKSLFDNDGKFMGTVSMITDITKRKKAEEALKRMDKVRIKEIHHRIKNNLQIISSLLDLQAEKFEDENVIEAFREGQNRVISMSLIHEELYKGEGTDTLDFSAYLKKLAENLFQTYNLSSKNINLSMDLEKDTFLDMDTAVPLGIIVNELVSNSLKHAFTEIQDGEIRIQLFRERENREMHMSLFSLIIYDNGKGLPEDLDLESAGSLGLQLVGILVDQLDGELELKRTQGTEFTIKFKVEKDNLAQVGLKLQENG; this comes from the coding sequence ATGAAAGCAAGAATGGAACACTTTCCTGCGAAAAACCCCAATCCCGTACTTAGCGTTGAAAAGGATGGTACTGTTCTTTACTCAAATGAGGCAGCTAAGCCTTTATTAATCGAATGGGGCGTGGAAACCGGAGAAAAACTGCCTTCCCATATCGGAGATATTGTGGAAGGGGTACTTTGCCGGAATAGACCCGAAAAAATGGAAATTAAAGCGGGAAAAAAAGTATACCTGGTGACGTTTCAGTCCTTACTCGAAGAAGAATGTGTGAACATTTACGGATTCGATATAAGTGACCAGAAAGTGCTTGAGGAAAAACTTCGGGAGAGTGAGGAGAAATATCGTATCGTAGCAGATAACACCTTCGACTGGGAGTTTTGGGAGGGCCCTGATGGCCGTTTCCTGTACATATCGCCTTTTTGCGAGCCGGCCACAGGATATGCGGTCCGGGAATTCATGGACAACCCTGATCTGCTCCGGGAAATAATACATTCGGACGATCGGCAGGCATTTCTTCAGTATAAGCATGATGCGTCGCCGGGTCATCATAGTGATATCGAGTTTCGCATTATAACAAAAGATGGCGAAATAAGATGGTTTCACCACCTGTGCCATCCTATCTACGACGGTAAGGGATGCTACGCCGGAAGCCGGGGCAGCAATCGCGACATCACCGAGCGCAAGCAAGAAGAGCAGCGGGTTCGCAGATACAACCGTATTCTTGAGGGTATCAACTGGATCTTCAGCAATGTAGTGCAGGCAAAAACAGAAGAAGAACTGGGGGAAGCATGTCTATCCATAGCCCTTGAAGTAACCGGCAGTGAGTTTGGTTTCATTATTGAAATGGGTGCTGACGGGCTCCTGCACGATGTTGCAAAAAGCGAGCTGGCGTGGGAACGGTGCCGCATGTACGACGGGACAGGGCATCTTTATCTTCCGAGAGATTATCCTGTTCATGGTTTATACGGCAGTGTCATAATCAACGGGAAAAGCTTCTTTACCAACGATCCGCAGTCACACCCGGACAGCAGAGGCTTGCCGGAAGGACATCCGCTACTCAGGTCTTTTCTTGGCGTTCCCCTTGTTCAGGACGGAAAAACGATAGGTTCGATTGCTGTAGCAAACCGTGAAGGTGGCTATAACCATGAGCAACAGGAGGATCTCGAAGCTATCGCGCCGGCAGTGGCGCAAGTTCTGCAGAGGAGAAAGGTTGAACAGGAGCGCAAACTGGCCGAGAAAGAATTAAAGGCGAGCGAGTTGCGGTTTAAGGCACTGGTGCAGGATCTGGAATCCGGTGTTGTTCTCATTGATGCCGAAGGTAAATTTGCAATATATAATCCCGCACTTCTGCAAATATTCGATATCTCTGAACAAGAGCTCGAGCATATGAAGATTCAGGACCTTAACTGGGATATGTGGGATGTCGTCGATAAGGATGGTAATGCCCTGCGGTTTGAGTCTCATCCGATACAGTACGCCAGGATTAGTCGCAAGCCGCTAAAGAATCAGGTCATTGGTGTACGTCGTTATTCGCACGAAGATTGGGTGTGGACGCTTGTTAGCTCCGAGCCGCTGTTAAATCCCGATGGCAGTATCAACATTATAATTTGCACTTTTACAGACATTACACAACTCAAGAATACAGAGGATGCCCTTAAAATAGCAAATGAAACCTTGGAAGAAAAAGTTAAAGAACGTACAGCAGAGCTTGAGAAAGCTTATATATCGTTGAAAGAAAGTGAAAAAGGTCTTGCTGAAGCTCAAAGGATGGCTCATATTGGAAATTGGGATTGGGATTTTGTAACTGGTGAAGTATACTGGTCTGATGAAATGTTTCATATTTTTGGACTTGCTCCTCAAAAGTTCGGCTTACCCTACAACGATGTTTTGAACTATATACATCCCGACGATAGAGACTATGTGGATAACGCTGTCAAAGAAGCTTTTAAAGGAAAGCCATACAACGTTGATTATAGAATAGTCTTAGCTGATGGAGCAGAGCGTATAGTCCATACACATGGTGAGTTTTTTTTTAATGAAGAAAATACTCCTGTTAAAATTAAAGGAATAGTCCAGGATATTACTGAGCGTAAAAAATCAGAAAAGGAAATTCGAAACTTAGCGAATATTGTGGAATCATCAAATGATGCTATTGGCACTGTGTCCCTTAACGGCATTATTACAAGCTGGAACAAAGGAGCAGAGCAGGTTTATGGTTATTCAGCGGAAGAAATTCTTGGAAAGACCACATCCGTCCTGGCTCCACCCCATTTAAGTGAAGAAACAAAAAAATTAACTGAGAAGGTCATGAAGGGAGAAAGAATCCATATTTATGAGACTTCACGGTTAAGAAAGGACGGCACAATAATAAATGTTTCAGTAACTTTTTCTCCGGTTTTTGACGCCTCTGGAAAGTTGACTGCTGTCTCAGTCATTGCCAGAGATATAACCGAAAGAAAAAGAGTAGAAGAAAAACTTCGGGAAAGTGAGGAAAAGTACCGCAACATTGTAGAGACAGCAAACGAAGGTATACTCATAATTGACGATGAATACATAATTACCTACGTTAATAAGAAAATGGCGGATATGCTCGGATACACTCTGGAAGAAGGCATTGGCAGATCGGTATGGGACTTTGTTGATGAAGAAAGTAAGATTATCATCAAAAAAAATATTGATAAGAAACTGCAAGGCACCAATGAGAGCTACGAATTGAGATTAATATGTAAGGATGGCTCACCCTTATGGTCACTCATAAATGCTAAATCCCTTTTTGATAACGATGGCAAGTTTATGGGCACAGTGAGCATGATTACTGATATTACTAAACGTAAAAAGGCTGAAGAAGCTTTGAAAAGAATGGATAAAGTCCGGATAAAAGAAATTCATCACAGAATCAAGAACAATTTGCAGATAATTTCTTCCCTTCTTGACCTCCAGGCTGAGAAGTTCGAGGACGAAAACGTTATAGAGGCTTTCAGGGAAGGTCAGAACAGGGTAATCTCAATGTCCCTCATCCATGAGGAACTATATAAAGGAGAAGGGACCGATACCCTGGATTTTTCGGCATACCTTAAAAAGTTAGCTGAAAACCTTTTCCAGACTTACAACCTTAGCAGCAAAAATATCAATCTGAGCATGGACCTGGAAAAAGACACTTTCCTTGATATGGATACTGCTGTCCCGTTAGGAATAATTGTTAATGAGTTAGTTTCAAATTCCCTCAAGCACGCATTCACTGAAATACAGGATGGAGAAATCCGGATTCAGCTCTTCAGGGAAAGGGAGAATAGAGAGATGCATATGTCCCTTTTCAGCCTGATAATTTATGATAACGGGAAAGGACTGCCCGAAGATTTGGACTTAGAAAGTGCAGGGTCACTCGGGCTGCAGTTAGTAGGCATTCTCGTTGACCAGCTGGACGGAGAACTCGAACTTAAGCGGACACAGGGTACAGAGTTCACTATCAAGTTTAAAGTAGAAAAAGACAATCTGGCTCAAGTAGGCTTAAAATTACAGGAAAATGGATAA
- a CDS encoding PAS domain S-box protein codes for MKARMEHFPAKNPNPVLSVEKDGTVLYSNEAAKPLLIEWGVETGEKLPSHIGDIVEGVLCRNRPEKMEIKVGKKVYLVTFQLLPEEECVNIYGFDISDQKVLEEKLRESEKKYRIVADNTFDWEFWLGPDGRFLYISPSCEQVTGYTVREFMDNPDLLQEIIHSDDRQEFLQHRHEFPSHHSVLEFRIITKDGEIRWLRHLCQPVYDGKGCYAGSRGSNRDITERKQEEQRVRRYNRILEGINWIFSNVVQAKTEEELGEACLSVALEVTGSEFGFIIEMGADGLLHDVAKSELAWEQCRMYDRTGHLYLPRDYPVHGLYGSVIINGKSFFTNDPQSHPDSRGLPEGHPLLRSFLGVPLIQDGKTIGSIAVANREGGYNHEQQEDLEAIAPAVVQALQRKKAEEKIQTLANAVESSNDAILTKSLDGIITSWNSGAEKIYGYSAEEVLGKNISVLEPDNTKGETKHLIEKITQGERVQHYETLRMKKDGTIINVSVTLSPVFDASGKLVAISAIARDITENKKAEEAIKIAHENLEEKVKERTAELEKAYESLKESEKSLAEAQRMAHIGNWDWDLVTGEVYWSDEMYLIYGRNPNEPGATYRELLNYIHPEDREYFDSAVNKWINGEFHRIDYRIILTNGEERTVHTLPEVIFDKNDVPIRVKGTTQDITERKKAEERIKTLANIVESSIDAVGTLSLDGIVTSWNKGAEQVYGYSPEEILGKHVSILAPSHLNKETLELIELIKQGKSIYQYETSRLGKDGKKIYVSITFSPVFDTNGKLSAVSFISRNITERKKAEEALRNFEIARKKELHHRIKNNLQVISSLLDLQADLFKGRKTITDSEVLKAFKESIDRVLSIALIHEELYKGKNIDLLNFSQYIKELANNLFLTYSLKTDVSLNFDLEDNLFLDMDTAIPLGMIVNELVSNSFKYAFPERDKGEIRIKLHREGKGKCKINGCKCADFVLTVSDDGIGIPENLNIKDLNSLGFQLVTSLVDQLDGDFELKRNNGTEFTMRFTVIEKDKSGSS; via the coding sequence ATGAAAGCAAGAATGGAACACTTTCCTGCGAAAAACCCCAATCCCGTACTTAGCGTTGAAAAGGATGGTACTGTTCTTTACTCAAATGAGGCAGCTAAGCCTTTATTAATCGAATGGGGCGTGGAAACCGGAGAAAAACTGCCTTCCCATATCGGAGATATTGTGGAAGGGGTACTTTGCCGGAATAGACCCGAAAAAATGGAAATTAAAGTGGGAAAAAAAGTATACCTGGTGACGTTTCAGCTCTTACCTGAAGAAGAATGTGTGAACATTTATGGATTCGATATAAGCGACCAGAAAGTGCTTGAAGAAAAACTTAGGGAGAGTGAGAAGAAGTATCGTATCGTAGCAGATAACACCTTCGACTGGGAATTTTGGCTGGGCCCTGATGGTCGTTTCCTGTATATATCTCCTTCTTGCGAGCAGGTCACAGGATATACTGTCCGGGAATTCATGGACAACCCTGATCTGCTCCAGGAAATAATACACTCGGACGATCGGCAGGAATTTCTCCAGCATAGGCATGAGTTCCCCAGTCATCATAGTGTTCTCGAGTTTCGCATTATAACAAAAGATGGCGAAATAAGATGGCTTCGCCACCTGTGCCAGCCCGTCTACGATGGTAAGGGATGCTACGCCGGAAGCCGGGGCAGCAATCGCGACATCACCGAGCGTAAGCAAGAAGAGCAGCGGGTTCGCAGATACAACCGTATTCTTGAGGGTATCAACTGGATCTTCAGCAATGTGGTGCAGGCAAAAACAGAAGAAGAACTGGGGGAAGCATGTCTATCCGTAGCCCTTGAAGTAACCGGCAGTGAGTTTGGTTTCATTATTGAAATGGGTGCTGACGGGCTCCTGCACGATGTTGCGAAAAGCGAGCTGGCGTGGGAACAGTGCCGCATGTACGACAGGACAGGGCATCTTTATCTTCCGAGAGATTATCCTGTTCATGGTTTATACGGCAGTGTCATAATCAACGGGAAAAGCTTCTTTACCAACGATCCGCAGTCACACCCGGACAGCAGAGGCTTGCCGGAAGGACATCCGCTACTCAGGTCTTTTCTTGGCGTTCCCCTTATCCAGGACGGAAAAACAATAGGTTCGATTGCTGTAGCAAACCGTGAAGGCGGCTATAACCATGAGCAACAGGAGGATCTCGAAGCTATCGCGCCGGCAGTGGTACAGGCGCTGCAGAGGAAAAAAGCAGAAGAGAAAATTCAGACACTGGCTAATGCTGTGGAGTCGTCTAATGATGCAATTCTAACCAAGTCTCTTGATGGTATTATTACTAGCTGGAATAGTGGGGCAGAGAAGATTTATGGCTATTCGGCTGAAGAAGTCCTGGGAAAAAACATATCCGTACTTGAACCGGACAATACTAAAGGAGAAACAAAGCATTTAATTGAAAAGATTACACAGGGAGAAAGGGTCCAGCACTACGAAACTTTGAGGATGAAAAAGGATGGAACAATAATAAATGTTTCAGTAACTCTTTCTCCGGTTTTTGATGCATCCGGGAAACTTGTAGCTATCTCAGCTATTGCGAGAGATATTACTGAGAATAAAAAGGCAGAAGAAGCTATTAAAATAGCACATGAGAATTTGGAAGAAAAGGTTAAAGAGCGTACAGCAGAGCTCGAGAAAGCTTATGAATCTTTGAAAGAAAGCGAAAAAAGTCTTGCTGAAGCTCAACGAATGGCTCATATTGGGAATTGGGACTGGGATCTTGTAACTGGTGAAGTGTACTGGTCTGATGAAATGTATCTTATTTATGGACGTAATCCCAATGAACCAGGTGCAACTTACAGGGAACTTTTAAATTATATACACCCCGAAGATCGGGAATACTTTGATAGCGCCGTTAATAAATGGATAAATGGGGAGTTTCACAGAATTGATTATAGGATTATCCTGACTAATGGGGAAGAACGCACAGTCCATACACTACCTGAGGTTATTTTTGATAAGAATGATGTCCCTATTCGAGTGAAAGGGACTACTCAGGATATAACTGAACGTAAGAAAGCAGAAGAACGAATTAAGACCCTGGCGAATATTGTAGAATCATCAATAGACGCTGTAGGCACTTTATCCCTTGATGGCATTGTTACCAGCTGGAATAAAGGAGCGGAGCAGGTTTATGGTTATTCCCCAGAAGAAATTCTCGGAAAGCATGTATCCATTCTGGCTCCATCCCATCTAAATAAAGAAACGCTGGAATTAATTGAACTGATTAAACAGGGAAAAAGTATCTATCAATATGAGACTTCACGATTAGGAAAGGATGGAAAGAAAATATATGTCTCAATAACTTTTTCTCCTGTTTTTGATACAAATGGAAAGCTGTCCGCGGTCTCATTCATTTCCAGAAATATAACCGAACGCAAAAAAGCTGAAGAAGCTTTAAGGAATTTCGAAATTGCCCGTAAGAAGGAATTACATCACAGAATCAAGAACAATCTTCAGGTTATCTCCTCTCTTCTGGATCTTCAGGCTGATTTGTTTAAAGGTAGAAAGACGATCACAGATTCAGAAGTGTTGAAAGCTTTCAAAGAAAGCATTGACAGAGTTCTTTCTATTGCTCTTATACATGAGGAACTGTACAAAGGTAAAAATATTGATCTGCTTAACTTTTCGCAGTATATAAAGGAATTAGCTAATAATCTCTTCCTAACATACAGCCTCAAGACCGATGTCAGTTTAAATTTCGATCTGGAAGATAACCTTTTCTTAGATATGGATACTGCTATTCCGTTAGGGATGATCGTCAACGAACTGGTTTCGAACTCCTTCAAATATGCATTTCCTGAGAGGGATAAAGGAGAAATCCGAATCAAACTTCATAGAGAAGGAAAAGGAAAATGCAAAATCAATGGCTGTAAGTGTGCCGACTTCGTTCTGACAGTTTCAGATGACGGTATAGGTATTCCTGAAAATCTTAATATCAAAGATCTTAATAGTCTTGGATTTCAGCTTGTAACTTCTCTTGTAGACCAGTTGGATGGGGACTTTGAACTGAAAAGGAACAATGGCACAGAGTTCACTATGAGATTTACAGTGATAGAAAAAGATAAATCTGGCTCAAGTTAA
- a CDS encoding nucleotidyltransferase domain-containing protein: protein MLRIDTYFKELIDLLKQNYSSRLLYVGLQGSYFRGEADEISDIDVMVILDRLSVNDMETYREIIAECGNSDKSCGFICGESDIKNWNPCEICQLVHTTKDYYGRLSEFVPTYTVEDERTYIKMSLNNLYHELCHRYIHDSRAKNIMKLPGTYKSVFFILQNIHFQNTGNFILTKRELLSQLPDEDKKVLLKAMELKNQKEYHFDEYFSALFEWCQNSIFKS from the coding sequence ATGCTTAGAATAGATACTTATTTTAAAGAGCTGATCGACTTATTAAAGCAAAATTACAGCTCACGGTTATTATATGTCGGATTGCAGGGAAGCTATTTTAGAGGAGAGGCCGACGAAATCAGTGATATTGACGTAATGGTTATTCTTGATAGATTATCAGTTAATGATATGGAGACTTATCGGGAAATAATTGCCGAATGTGGAAATAGCGATAAATCGTGCGGTTTCATATGCGGAGAATCGGATATCAAAAATTGGAACCCATGTGAAATATGCCAGCTTGTTCATACCACAAAGGATTATTATGGGAGGTTGTCAGAGTTTGTCCCCACATATACGGTGGAAGATGAAAGAACTTATATAAAAATGAGTCTTAATAATTTGTACCACGAGTTATGTCACCGATATATTCATGATTCAAGAGCAAAAAATATAATGAAGCTTCCAGGTACATATAAATCCGTCTTTTTTATTTTGCAGAACATTCACTTTCAGAACACAGGAAATTTTATACTGACAAAACGAGAGCTGCTTTCTCAATTACCAGATGAAGATAAAAAAGTTCTGCTTAAAGCTATGGAATTGAAAAATCAAAAGGAGTATCATTTTGACGAGTATTTTAGTGCATTATTTGAATGGTGCCAAAATTCAATATTCAAATCTTAA
- a CDS encoding NUDIX domain-containing protein yields the protein MGRLIRNSAKALIIKNGKMLAIKLQENGEVWYIMPGGGQETEELLPDAACREVSEELGISVTPKELVFAVEGVHGERFHRVDLVFLCEYVAEIPNTALHGDTNQIGYDWLDIKTLNTQPLYPSKLRRQIMNLYEGKTHKVYLGNEETGDPECLE from the coding sequence ATGGGTCGATTGATAAGAAATTCTGCAAAAGCTTTGATAATTAAAAACGGTAAGATGCTTGCAATAAAATTGCAGGAGAATGGTGAAGTTTGGTATATCATGCCTGGCGGAGGGCAGGAAACAGAGGAACTGCTCCCTGATGCCGCTTGTCGTGAGGTTTCCGAAGAATTGGGAATCAGTGTTACTCCGAAAGAACTGGTTTTTGCTGTTGAAGGTGTTCATGGTGAGAGATTTCATCGGGTGGATTTAGTTTTCCTGTGTGAATATGTCGCCGAGATTCCCAACACAGCCTTACACGGTGACACAAATCAAATTGGATATGATTGGTTGGATATAAAAACGCTCAATACTCAGCCTCTGTATCCTTCAAAGCTGCGTAGGCAGATTATGAACCTTTATGAGGGAAAAACGCACAAAGTATATTTGGGAAATGAAGAAACGGGGGATCCGGAATGCTTAGAATAG
- the argF gene encoding ornithine carbamoyltransferase, which yields MKRDVLSITDLSKEEIYELLESAADLKAKRKAGESTEYLKNKSLGMIFEKSSTRTRVSFEVAMADFGGHALYLNSRDIQVGRGETIEDTARTLSGYLHGLMARVMSHDTVEKLAKYSTMPVINALSDREHPCQILGDFMTIMEFKKKFEGLKFAWVGDGNNVCNSALLGSAIVGMEFAVACPKGYEPEAEFLEQAKALGGKFTITDDPKAAAKDADIIYTDVWVSMGDEAEQEKRLKEFASFQVNTELLGVAKPDVIVMHCLPARRGLEITDEVMDGPNSVIFEEAENRLHAQKALILKLMR from the coding sequence ATGAAGAGAGATGTACTTTCAATAACTGACCTGTCAAAGGAGGAGATTTACGAACTCCTCGAATCGGCAGCGGACCTGAAAGCAAAGCGCAAGGCAGGAGAATCTACCGAGTACCTGAAGAACAAAAGTCTCGGGATGATTTTCGAGAAATCCTCCACAAGGACCAGGGTATCTTTCGAAGTTGCAATGGCAGACTTCGGAGGGCATGCCCTTTACCTGAACTCCAGGGATATCCAGGTCGGCAGAGGCGAGACGATTGAAGATACAGCCAGGACTCTTTCCGGTTACCTGCACGGGCTGATGGCAAGAGTCATGAGCCACGATACCGTGGAAAAGCTTGCCAAATATTCAACCATGCCCGTGATCAATGCCCTTTCAGACAGGGAACACCCCTGCCAGATCCTCGGGGATTTCATGACCATCATGGAGTTTAAGAAAAAGTTCGAAGGCCTGAAGTTCGCCTGGGTAGGAGACGGAAACAATGTCTGCAACTCAGCCCTGCTGGGCTCGGCTATTGTGGGAATGGAGTTTGCCGTTGCCTGCCCGAAAGGCTATGAACCCGAAGCCGAGTTCCTCGAACAGGCAAAAGCTCTCGGAGGCAAGTTCACAATTACGGATGACCCGAAAGCTGCAGCCAAAGATGCTGACATCATTTATACGGATGTCTGGGTCTCCATGGGTGACGAAGCAGAACAGGAGAAGCGCCTGAAAGAATTTGCTTCCTTCCAGGTCAACACCGAACTCCTCGGCGTTGCAAAGCCGGACGTAATAGTGATGCACTGCCTGCCCGCCAGACGAGGCCTTGAAATTACGGACGAGGTAATGGACGGCCCGAACTCCGTAATCTTCGAAGAGGCAGAAAACCGCCTGCACGCCCAGAAAGCCCTTATCCTGAAATTGATGAGATAA